The sequence TTCGGCATATCATATCAATCTCGACTCATTTACACTTAAAAACTATATTGATAGAAGCATTTATGATTTTAGTAATGTGGAAACTTCTTTTAGGAAATTATCTTTTCTTACAGCAGACAGTGCGTTGCAATGCAAATTGGATTCTATGCATTATAATTATTCCAAGGGATTATTATATCTCCGAAATATAGAATTAATTCCAAATGTTTCTGATGAGGAGATTCAGCGAAAACATAAGTATGAAACTTCAAGTGTCACAGGCTCAGTGTCTGAAATGGATGTATCCGGAATTCGCTTGAAGTCATTTATAAATTATAGTGAATTGAAAGCCGATAGCATTCGAGTGCAAGGTGTAGATTTAAAAATTTATAAGGATAAAACCAAGCCATTAAACACAACCCGGATTGCGGATTTATTTCCCCAGTTACTCATGAATGTGAAAATACCGGTTGACATAAAACGATTGGTTGCTAAGGATATAGATATTTTAAGCAAAGAGAAAATGCCGGATAGTAAAATTTTAGAGGTGCAAGTAAATGATATTGATGCGCAAGTTTATAATATCTCCAATCAATATCCGGATTCCTCTATTACGATTACAGGGAATGGCGTAATTGAGAATGTGGTTCCATTTGATGCTACACTAATTTATGATTATAACAAAACACATTTTACTTTTAATGTAAATACCTCTTCTTTTGATATTACAAAAATAAATCCGCTGATAAGTAAAATTGCACCCGTAACCCTTGATAGTGGAATAGTGGATAGATTATATATGCGTGGACATGGATATAAAAATTACGCTACAGGTACTTTAGGATTTGAGTATCACGGACTACAAATAAGTATGCTATTGGAGGATAAAAGCAATTGGTTTAATTCGGTGGCTTCACTTGCCGCAAATTCTTTTATCAAAGGAAATAATCCTGTGAATGAAAAAAAGCCTCCCTTTATCAGCACATTTAGTATCGAACGAAATATGTACAGACGTTCTATAAATATGATGATGCTTTCAATAGCAGCAGGAATCAAGGAGTCTTTGGTGTTTAACCGTTCAAGTAAGCAACAGTTTAAAAAGGTGAAGGAAGTTATTAAGGATATTACATCAGAATGAGCTGGATAATTTAGTTGTATTAATGGCTTGTTTAATTTTAAATACCTTTAGATTGGTGAAGGATTTAAAAAAACAATCGGGTGTTAACTACTTAGTAACAATTAACTTGAATTCCTATTCAAAAGCACGCAAATGAACAACAAAAAAATTTGGATAATAAGTATAGCCAGTGGAGTATTACTTATTATTTGTATTGCAATAATTTTACTCTTGCATAATTTTAATACTGTAATAAGTCAGGCACTCCGGTTGAGTTATGATAACAGTAGCTTGTCTGAAGTTTATGATTTGCAGTTTGAAGATTTAAGTGTAAATGTCTTTAGTGGAAATATTACCGTACACGATGTGAAATTTTCCCGCAAAGAAGAATTGCCCGAACAATACGCTTACATTAATTCAACGATTATTCTCACCACCGAAAAAATTGAATTACAAAATGTGGAAATATTTCATTTGTTGCGGAATAAAGAATTGGATTTAGAAAGCATTGAAATACGCAATCCGGATATATCATTAAATGTAACCGGTAGCAACTTTATTATTTTTCCAATAAATGCAGCAAAACAAGAAGAAAAGAAAACAGATAAGGAGGCAAAGAAAAAATTGCAAGCATATAAATTAGTGAAGTTAGAATTAACCAATGCAAATTTACATGGGATTAATACTTTTTATGATCGTGAATTTTTTGTACATAATCTACAGATAATTTTAGATGATTTTCAACTGAAATCTGAGGAAGGAAAAAACACGATTACAAATGCTGCAGTTGCATTAAGTATTGATTCCTTAGAAGGTAGAATGCACACCGGACCCATGCGGGATTTCTCTCTACATAATTATAAAATAAACTTAGATTCGTTTGCGCTTACAAATTATATAGACACAAGTACTTTCGCATTTAATGATCTACAAATGTCTTTTAATAATTTATTTTTTCTTACCTCAGATAGTACTGCGCAATTCAAAATGGATTCGCTTTCGTATGGGTATTCGCAAGAGATTCTATCCATTCGTAACATACAATATATTCCGAATGTAGCGGAGGACGTTATTCAACAAAAATATCAATATCAAACTGCCGACTTGTTTGGTACTGTAGCATCGGTGGATATATTGGGAATACAAACAAATTCATTACTTAATAGTAATTCGATAATTGCAGAAAGCATCACTGTGAGTGGAGTCAATCTGAATATTTATAAGGATAAAACGAAACCTATTGATAATACCAAGTTTCCTGTATTTCCTACACAGAATTTATTAAAATTGAAAATGCCAATTGATATAAAACATGTTATTGCAAAAGATATTAATATAACCAGTAAAGAAAAATTGCCGGAGAATAAATCATTGGAAGTAAAAGTTTCTAAAATGGAGGCTAACGTTTCTAATATTTCAAATAGAGATACAGAATTACCACTCACAATTTCCGGCAGTGGAGTTATTGAAAACACAATTCCATTTCAGGTAATGATTCAATTTGATTATGATAAACCGCATTTCACTTTTGATATAAGCACTTCATCATTTGAAATTAATCGTATGAATACTTTAGTAAGTCAGATTGCACCTGTTACATTAGATAGCGGCATAGTGGATAGAGTGCGTATGCAGGGCAATGGTTATGAAGGATATGCTACAGGTAAAATGGGTTTTGAATACCACGGGCTTAAGATTAATATTTTAATGGAAGACAAGGATAATTGGATTAATTCAGTTATCTCACTTGCTGCAAATACCTATTTGAAAGGAAGCAATCCGGCAAATGAAAATGATCCACCTTTTGTAAGTAAATTTCGAATTGAACGCAACATGAATAAAGGCTCTATAAATATGTTGATGCTTTCAATGGCTGCCGGTTTAAAAGAGTCCTTAATTATGTCGAGAGAAAGTAAGAAGGACTACAAAAAAGTAAAATCAGAAAATAAAAAGAAGAAAAAAAAGGAAAAATAGAATTTCACATTAGCAGATTCATTACAGCACCACAATTTTACCAAAGCGCATAAAACTATCACCCGCAATTTTAAATGTATAAATACCGCTGCTGAATGTAATATCTATTAAAATTTTTTCACCTGTATGTATTTGTTGTTTCTTTACCATCTTTCCATCCATATTAAAAATCTCCACATCAAAATTTTCTAAACCACTTCCAGAAAGTGTAATATAATTTCCTGCAATTACAGGATTAGGAAAGAAATTTACATTTATGTTTTCCGGTGTTTGAATAGACACTGCTGTTCCATTTAAATTCACATTATCTATATAAAGTAATTGCCCCCAACCGCCAATATTTCGAAATGCGATAATTGCATTCGACTCACCAATAAAGTCATTTAATAGAATTGTATCTGTTCTCCATTCATCGTCTTCAGGAATAAAATATCCACCTGAATATGTTGGTGCGGTTGCTAAATCAAAACCACCTTTATAATACACTTGCGTAAAGGTTTCTCCGCAATCCGTTGTAATTAAAACTGCAAGAGAATCAATGTAGCCACTCGCATACGGAGTGTAAGCAATATCGAAAGTGAGTATGGGATCTGTTATATCTTCCAGATTTATAAATGCACGTAAATCACTATATCCACCTTCCAGATTTACATCGTAATTATTTGCTAATGCACTATTGCTGCTTGTACTATATCCACCTGCAAAATCTGTTTTGTTCCAAATGGAAGCACCGCTATTTACTCCGCTTGTTGTCCAATAATCCGGAGGAAATGTAGCTTCAAAATCCTCCGCAATATTTGTTCTGTCCACTTCCTGAATTTCAATTGTAATTGTATTGCTGCTGCTGTTTCCATTTATATCTGTAACTGTAAGCGTTGCATTATGCATTCCAATACTATTAAAAACAATTTTCGGATTTCGAATATCAGATGTTGCCGGTGTTGCATCTTCAAATGTCCAGCTCCAGGTTGCACCCTCATGATTTAAAAAAGAATAATCTTCAAAATAAAAAGTATCTGTTGCACAGAATGTATTAAATTTATTTACTGTTGCCTGTGCAATCGGATAAGCAGGATCTTCATACAATGCACTTTCCCAAATACCTTTTCCATACGTTGCAATACGAATTTTTCCATCACGATAAAATGGTTTTAAGATATTGCTGTTGGTATAAAAAGGTAATCCATTATTAAATTCATTCCAACCTAAAGAATGATTGTAATAATAAATGCTGTAGTTAGTTGCATAATATAATCCGCCATCAGTTCCCGCAACATAACTTATACTTCTGCAATCTTCACTGTTTAAAATGCTGTTGGTAATATTGGACCATGATGTTCCACTGTTATCAGAATAAAATATTTTACTGCCATCATAAGCACCCGGATAAGCTAAATAAATCTGCTCTGGATTTTCAGGATTAATAGCAATTAAAATTCTGTCTTTTGATCCGCCGGCAACTGAAGGAATTGTAATTTCTGAAAATGAAATTCCGCCATCTGTTGTTTTCCAAAGCTTACCACTTCCACTTGCAGCAGGTGCTTGCGTCACATACATTATATCGGGATTATTACGGGCTATTTCAATATATCTTACTGATGCATTTGCATTTGTTCCGAAAGTATATAATGCATTAAAAGAGGAACCACCATCTTCTGACTTCCATAATTTATGTTCCTTTCCTGTAAAACAAATATTATAGCATGAAGGATAAAATTCTAATTCACTGCTTGCTGCTGTCCAATAACTTTCGTTGGGTTCAATTCCAAAACTGCCATATAAAATTGGTTCGCCAATTGATTCGGGAATAATTGCAGAACCAATTTGTGTTGAATAAATTTTTCTATTGTTTCCCGGATTCACATAACCCGATGCAGGTTCGCCGCCACCGAGTTGTAAATAATTACCTGCTTCGTACGGAGAATAAAAAGCAATTACTCCATTGTGATATAATCCACCAACAGTAACATCTTCATTCCATCCTTGTCCGAAACCCCAATATTCTGCACCGTGAATTCCTGCAGACTTTCTCAAATTTTCACTGAAAAAAAAATCATTACTATAATTTACACCACCATCACTTGTTATCCAATATCCATTTTCATTTGCACGAAAATCCTGCATATCGGGATGCATATCTAAAGTGGAACTGATGTATCCGCCCAGTGGAGTAAATGTATTTCCACCATCATCACTCTTCCATAAATTTAAACCACCAATTAAAATGTTATCTGCATCATCATTACTCGCCATAATTGCGCAATTATAAAATCCCTGATGATAATCCCAACCAACCCAACCGATAGCGAGATTTTGATGAGTTGCATTATAAGGGCCACCATCCGGACCGTTGGGCAATGTCCATGTTTCGCCGCCATCATCACTGCGATAAATTCCGATATAACCATAATCGCCGGATTTTGCATCACCAATTAAATACACATAAATACGATTGGGATCTGCGGGTGTAACAGCTATTCTGGAACCGCCAGCATAACGTGAAGGATCAGTACTACTATACCATCCATTATCTTTTAAAATAAAAGTTTCTCCCATATCGGTTGACACAAAAAATTCACTGCGTTTTTCTGTTGCATTATTTTTTAATAAATACACGGTGTTATCATCATCTGATTTTAATTTAATATCCCATGCCTTTGCAGAAAATAAATGCGTCCAGGTATCACCTGCATCTGTACTGCGATACACACCATTTTCACCGACGATAATTACAATATTTGTATTTGATGGATTTACTAAAATTTCATGTGGCCATAAACCTGTTGCATATAACATTGAATTCCATGTTACACCTCCATTCGTTGTTTTAAATAAACTATATCCATTTGCTGCATATACAATATCTGCATTCGTAGGATCAATTTCAATTGCTTCCACACCACTGAAATAATAATCGTGAGTAACACTTTCCCATGTTGCTCCGGCATCTGTTGATTTATAAATTTCTCCCGGTTCTGTTCCGCAATACAAAATATTTGGATTACTCGTACTTTGATCAATACTATACACATTAGTTTGATCATTAGAAAAATCTCCTTCCTGATTATACACTTGATAAGGACCCACATTTGTCCAATCACCTGAAGAAGATCTTGTTCCACTTAAATGTTTATTACGCATTATTTCATCTTGTGCAATTAATGTTTCTGCATCGGGTAAAATATAAGTGCCATCGGTTTGAATATACGGTTCAACAAATCTTCTCCAACGTTTATAATATTGCGTATGATAATTTTTTTCGAAAAGATGATTTTTATAATACTTTGTATATGCATCCTCCACAGTAAATACATTCGGATTATCGGCATACATCAATTGCGCCCAATGTGGTGCCTCCGCTATTTCTGTTGGAGCAGGTGGAGCTAAATAAATAAATTGTGCTTGTGAAAAAGAAATTGATAATACAAAAATGCAGAGAGTAATTAAGTAGCGATATAACATAACTGTTTTTTATTGGAGTAAAGTTATCGGACTTATGGCGAAGAGTATAATTTATAAATTCATAAGTTGTTCTTGGAAATTACTTTAATTAAATAAAATTATTTCTATTCCGAAAAAGTAATATGTTCTTCTGCTATCAATGGCAATCCTTTTAAACGCATAATAAGTTGCGCAACTGCAATTACATCTTTATTACAATACACTGCAATGTTATCTAATCCATCTTCTTCCCAATATGATTTGCCAACCATACTGCCATCCATATTATCTTTTGGTGTAGGAATATCTAAAATATTTGCAAGCAGATTTAAAGAAGTGTAATGTTTAAAATCACCAAACTTCCAAAGATCTAATGTATCAACATGATTTACTTCCCAGGGTTTTTTTCCATATAAATCAATTGCATGGGGAAGGGGCAATCCATTAATCAGCATACGACGACATAACCAAGGCACATCAAACTCACGGATATTATGTCCGCATAACTGAAAATTATTTTTAGAAACATTAATAAGTGTGTGAGAAAATTCCTGCAACAATTCTTTCTCGTTATGATTTTTATATGTTTTCAATTTCAGATGATATGCATTGTTTTTTTTCTGCATATAACCACAAACAATAACAACCACTTTTCCAAACTCAGCAAAAATTCCTGCACGATTAAAATAATATTTCTCGGGTGATTCATCTTCCGGTCTGTTACGACCATTTTTATCTTCCCACAATTTTTGTAATGCAGGATTTAAATTATTAAAGTCTTTTTCTGCCGGTACAGTTTCTATATCAAACACAAGCAGATTTTCAGGGAGTAAGTCGTTCAGCATTTTTATTTTGAAGATACAACATTCTATTTATTCAGGTCGCTTATACGGACGAATTATTAAACGCAATGCACGGTCGTAAGTAAAATAATTCCACATCCAACTCATGAATACCATAAACCGATTTCGAAAACCAACCAAGGTCATTAAGTGTACAAACATCCAGACATACCAAGCTAAATATCCACCAAAAGAAACATAAGGAAGATCCACCACAGCTCTGTGTCTGCCTATGGTTGCCATGCTTCCTTTGTCGTGATATCGAAAAGGTAATAATTCTTTTTTGTGATGCATGCGCATAAAATTTTTACCGAGATTTTTTGCTTGTTGAACAGCACCTTGTGCAACACCGGGATGTCCTTTCGGATATTTAGGATCGGCAGTCATTAATGCAATATCTCCAATAGCAAAAATATTGTCATAACCTTCAATACGATTAAATGCATCCACTTTATATCTGTTGCCACGCACAATTAATTCTTTTGGAATTCCATTCAGTACAACACCTTTTACACCTGCAGTCCATATCACATTTTCTGATTCAATTTTTTGTCCATCACCCAATGTAATTACCACTCCATCATAATCCGTAACTGTTGTATTCAACAATACCTCAACACCTAATTGCTCCACATATTTTTTTGCAAGTCTGCTGGATTTTTCACTCATTGGTGGAAGCAATCGATCACCTGCCTCAATCAATTTTACATGCATGCGATCTTTTTTTATTTCCGTATAATCTTTTGGTAACACATACTTTTTTATTTCTGCCAATGCACCCGCAAGTTCAACACCGGTAGGTCCACCGCCAACAATTACAAATTTTAAAAACCTATCCTGTGATTCAATCGCCTCTGTAATTAATGCTGTTTCAAATTCCTGTAAAATATCACTGCGTAAATTCAGAGAATCCGGAATGCTTTTAAGAGGCAAACCATATTTTTCCAGATTTACATTTCCAAAATAATTTGTTGTAGATCCCGTCGCAATTATTAAATAATCATAATTAAAATCACCGATGTTAGTATGTACAATTTTATTTACCGGCGATACTTCTGTTACTTCTGCCATGCGAAATGCAATATTGGGATAAGGACCAATTTTTCTGCGGAAGGGAAATGCAATTGCATCCGCACTGATACCTGCCGAAGCAATTTGATATAACAAGGGTTGAAATGTGTGATAATTATGTTTATCCAGAAGTAGTACACGATAAGGTTTATCATTTAAACGTTTCACCAATTGCAAACCACCAAAGCCACCACCAATTATAATAATAGTAGGTAGTGACAAGTCATCAAAGAAATACATTTGATTATGAGTTTATTAGTATATAGAATGATTTTAATCAATGTCAGAAGTTAACAAGCTATTAACTGCTATTTTTATGCAAAACTATTTGATTTGAAACAGAATAAGTGGAGTAAAGGTTTTGCCTCGTTGTGTGTGGAGCATATTAATTTGGAAAAGAAAATTTTGCCACATGCAGAAGCTATCTATGCCACATCTGCTTTTACATTCGAGTCGCCGCAGCATGCAATGGAATTATTCAACGATAGAGATAAAGGATATATCTATTCTCGTTGGAGCAATCCCACAGTGGAAATGGCGGAACAAAAACTTGCATTGTTAGAAACATACAAAACTGATATTTCAGCAAGAGCGCAATTATTCAGCAGTGGTATGGCGGCAATTTCAGCAGTGATTCTTTCGGTTGTAAAAGAAGGTGAAAAAATGCTTACTCAACATCAATTATATGGAACAACCGATGAATTAATGCAATCGCTATTACCTGAATTTGGAATTGAAACAATAAATGCTGACTTACATAATTTAAAAGCAGTAGAATCTTTATTACAATCCGACAAAAAAATAAAATTGATTTATATCGAATCACCATCAAATCCATTGATGGAAGTTTTTGATATATCTGCATTATGCAATATGGCATTAACGTATAAAGTGAAAGTTGCAGTGGATAATACTTTTTCTACAAGTTATTTACAACAACCATTAAAATTGGGTGCTGATTTTTCTGTGTATTCCACCACAAAATTTTTAAACGGACATGGCAATAGTTTAGGTGGAGCTGTAATTGGAAAAGACAAAAAATTTATAAAAGAAAAAGTATGGCGCTATGTGAAATTACTCGGCTCCAACAGTAATGCATTTGATGCATGGTTATTATTGCAGGGATTAAAAACCTTATCCTTGCGTATGGATCGTCATTGTGTAAATGCAAAACTGGTAGCAGAATTTTTACAACAACATCGAGCCATTGCACATATTAATTACACCGGATTTAAAACACATCCACAATACAACATCATTAAAAAACAAATGCGCTTGCCGGGTTCTATGTTGAGTTTTGAATTAAAAGGCGGATTGTCAGCAGGAAAAAAATTGATGAAGAAAGTAAAAGTGTGTAAATTAGTTACCAGTCTCGGCACTACGGATACATTGATACAGCATCCCGCATCCATGACGCATGTAAATGTATCTGTAGAAAGAAGGATTGCGATGGGATTAACCGATGGATTTGTGCGCATGAGCGTGGGTATAGAAGATGCAGAAGATATAATTAATGATTTGAAGTATGCATTGGAATAACAATAAATTAAATAAAAAATAATTGGATATATGCATTCAGTAATTACAGGAACAGGTTGTTATATTCCTGAAATAATAAAAACAAATAAACAGTTTGCAAATCATGATTTTTATGATTTGAATAACAAACGCATTGAAACACCTGCACAGGAAATTGCAGAAAAATTCCAGCAAATAACGGGTATAGAAGAGCGGCGATATGCGTCATCAGATATGAATACCAGTGATATGGCTACCATAGCAGCTCGTCGGGCAATTGAGGCTTCGGGTATTGATCCTGAAACATTAGATCAGATAATTTTCGCTCATAATTTTGGTGATGTAACCAAGCATACTATTCAAACGGATGTGTTACCACCACTTGCCTCCCGACTTAAAAATACATTGGCTATAAAAAATCCTGCGTGTATTCCTTATGATATTTTATTTGGTTGTCCGGGATGGTTGCAGGGATTAATTCAGGGGCATGCGTTTATTCAATCCGGCCAGGCAAAAAAATGTTTGGTTATAGGTGCTGAAATGTTATCTCGAGTATTAGATATTTATGATCGTGACAGTATGATTTTTTCCGATGGCGCCGGGGCATGTATTCTTGAAGCTATTCCTGCAGAAAAAACACAAAGTGGAATTCTCGGTATTTCCGCAATGGCTCATTGTGGTGAGGAAATGAATTATCTGCGTTTTAATAAATCTAATTTTCCTGAATCGGATCCACGTATTCGATATATAAAAATGAAAGGTCGTAAAGTATATGAGTATGCCATAACCTATGTGCCGCAGGCGATGAAACAATGTCTTGAAAATAGCGGTGTAAATATTACAGATGTAAAAAAAGTATTTATGCATCAGGCAAATGAAAAGATGGACGAAGGCATAATAAAAGGGTTGTACAAATTATATGGTATAACTGATTTGCCGGAACATATAATGCCGATGAGTATTCATAAGTTAGGCAATAGCTCGGTAGCAACTATCCCTACTTTATTAGATAGAGTTTTAAAAGGGGAAATGCCTGAACATGTTTTAAATAATGGCGATATTATTTTACTTGCATCAGTTGGTGCAGGTATGAATATAAATGCAGTTTGTTATCGCATTTAATCGGTTATCGCATTGTAAATTTCCTAAAAAAAGCTTAAGGAATTATCACACCATGAATGCACTTTATGGGTAAATACACTGCACCTTTCAGCAAAACAAAATCATCGGTTGTAGCCCAAATAGTTGTGTCTACCTGAAAAATTCCATTTCCGCTTTCAAAGATGATAATCACTTTTGTATGATAGGTATTTCCCAATACCATACTTTGAATAAGTAATTGTTTACGGTATTCAATTTCATCCCGTGATTGCAATACTTCCCTATTGGAAAAATCCAGTAATGGTATAGCTTCTTTTGCAATTGTGTTTATGTTTTCTATATTCATTGTTATGTTTTACAAATGTATTTTTTGAACAGTACCTGCTTTTGAATTGTTCTGCAAATTAATAGCTTATTTAATACAAATCAATAGATGTTACAATTTTAGGAAAATGGAAAATAAAAAAACAGTAGTTCTGGGTGCTTCACCTAAGCCTGAGCGTTATGCTTACAAAGCAATAAAACAGTTGGGTCAACATGGTCATGATATAGTGGCAATAGGAAATCGAGCAGCAATGGTGGATACAGTTGCTATTCAAACCAACTTGCCTGACGAGAAAAATGTAGATACCGTTACGCTATATTTAAATCCGGTGCGGCAAAAAGAATATTATGATTATATCCTGAGCTTAAAGCCAAAGCGGATTATTTTTAATCCGGGAACAGAGAATGATGAATTGGAAGAATTAGCGAAAAAAAACGGAATTGAAACTGTTGAAGCATGTACCTTAGTTTTGCTTTCAATAAACCAATATTGAAAAAGCAAACCATTATATCACAAACGGAAGAAAACTATTTGAAAGCCATTTTTAAATTAAGTGAGATATCAGATAAAAATATTAATACCAACGCTATTTCTGAAAAAATGGGAATTGCTGCCGCATCGGTTACGGATATGTTGAAAAAGTTGGCGCAAAAAAAATTAATTAATTACGAAAAATATTATGGTGTTACATTAACTGCAAGCGGAAAAAAAGAAGCACTTCGTTTAATTCGCAGCCATCGCTTATGGGAAACATTTTTGGTTGATCGTTTAAAATTTAATTGGGATGAAGTGCATGATATGGCTGAGGAATTAGAGCATATAAAAAATGATACGCTCACTGAAAAATTAGAGAGCTATCTGGGTTTTCCCAAATTTGATCCGCATGGTGATCCTATTCCTGATGTGCATGGCAATATTGCATATCATGAGGAAGTAACTCTGGATAAAATGCAGGTGGGGGATACAGGAATTATTGTTGGAGTAATTGATCACTCATCAGACTTTTTAAAATACTTGAATAAAATACAATTGGTGCTTCAGGCAAAAATGTTGATTTTAGATGATGAAGAATATGATAAGTCAAAGCATATACGCATTAATAATAAATCCGATATAGTTATCTCTCAGAAAGTAGCAGGAAATCTTATTGTAAGAAAGATTAATTGAAGCTCAACTCAAATAGAAAATCTTTGGTATAAAGCTATTACCAATAAAAATATTTTTTTAATTATTTTTTTTTCTGCCCCTTGCTGTTTTTTCGCAGTCCATGTTTATGCATATCTATGAAATCGAGAAAAGTGAATTCAGATTTTTAGAAGCCCTACCGGATAATAATGTTCTTGCTGGATTAATTTAAGTTTCAATTACAAGATGGATTGTCCGAAGGCACACTATTAAGCAATAAAGCATTAATTTATTTCGATTATAATCCTGCCGTAATTACAGCACCGGTATTTACATCTCTGCAAATATTTGTTCCGCAACTCATAAATACTATTCAACCAAATCAATTACATATTTATCTGAATCCTACATCTGATGCATTATTCATTGAATTAAAAGAAACCTCATCAATTTTAATTTTTGATATGCAAGTGAATAATGTAAAAACACTTCCTGATTTTTCACCATGTCAGCAACTAATTAATGTGAATGATTTAAATGCGGGAACTTACATTATTCAATCTGTAAATAATGATATGATAAGCAGTGTAGTTTTTATTATTTTAGGATAATGCTATTGCAGTTTTAGTACGGATTGTTGTGAATAGGAAAACTATAAAAAATAATATTCCCAATACAGTTACCATTGCGCCGGAAATTGATGCATTTAATAGTGCTGCTAAATAATATCCGGTG is a genomic window of Bacteroidota bacterium containing:
- a CDS encoding metal-dependent transcriptional regulator, with the protein product MISQTEENYLKAIFKLSEISDKNINTNAISEKMGIAAASVTDMLKKLAQKKLINYEKYYGVTLTASGKKEALRLIRSHRLWETFLVDRLKFNWDEVHDMAEELEHIKNDTLTEKLESYLGFPKFDPHGDPIPDVHGNIAYHEEVTLDKMQVGDTGIIVGVIDHSSDFLKYLNKIQLVLQAKMLILDDEEYDKSKHIRINNKSDIVISQKVAGNLIVRKIN
- a CDS encoding CoA-binding protein encodes the protein MENKKTVVLGASPKPERYAYKAIKQLGQHGHDIVAIGNRAAMVDTVAIQTNLPDEKNVDTVTLYLNPVRQKEYYDYILSLKPKRIIFNPGTENDELEELAKKNGIETVEACTLVLLSINQY